Genomic DNA from Candidatus Krumholzibacteriia bacterium:
CTGGAGGAAATCGAGCGGGCGATGATCCTGAAGAGCCTCCGCCATCATGGCGGGAATGTGAGCCGCGTGGCCGAGGCGCTGGGCATGAGCCGGGCGGCGCTCTATCGGCGACTCGAGAAGTACGGGATCCGCACGTGAGGCTTTGGCCGTCGAAGGGGCGCAGCGCTGCCGCGGCAGAGCCAGAGAGCGCTAGCGGCCTGCACGGGGGCGAGAAGCCGCCGCGACGTCGAACCGGCCCAAGCCTTCAGACTGGTTTCTTCCTCTACCTGGCGGCCATCCACGTGGCGTTCGCTGTGGTCGCCATCGGGCTCCTCCGCCACCATCGGCCTTGGTTGCTCGCCGTCGAGGTCTTCTTCCTGCTTTCGGTACTCCTGGGTCGGCGTCTCGTCCGCGGCCTCGCCGACCCGATCCGGTTGCTGCGCTCGGGCGTCGAGTTGCTCGAGGATGGTGACTTCGCCACCCGCTTCCGCACCACCGGTCAGGTCGAGCTCGACGCCCTGGCGCTGGTCTACAACCGGATGGCGGATCGACTGCGGGAGGAGCGCGTCCGCAACGAGGAACAGGAGCACTTCCTGAGCCGTGTGCTCGCCGGCACTCCTTCGGGCGTGATCACCTTCGACTTCGACGATCGCATCGCGGCGGCCAATCCGGCGGCGGCGTCCATGCTCGGCCTCGCCCCGGAGGCGCTGGTGGGCCAATCCTTGGCGGAGCTGGGCTCACCGTTCGCACTCGCCTTGGCGGAGTTGCCGGTGGGCGCGCCCAGCGTGCTCGTCCTCCGCGGCCGCCGGCGCGTCAAATGCCAGAAGGGAGAATTCTTCGACCGCGGTTTCCAGCGCCGTTTCATCTTCCTGGAGGAACTGACCGAAGAGCTGCGCCGTTCGGAGAAGGCCGCCTATGACAAGCTCATCCGCATGATGTCCCACGAGGTGAACAACACCACGGGAGCGGTGAACTCCCTCCTGCAGTCCTGCCGGAGCTACGGGGTGCAGCTCACGGCAGCGGATCGTCGCGAGTTCGAGACCGCTCTGGAGGTGGCGACGAAGCGCACCTCGCACATGAACCAGTTCATGCGCGGCTTCGCCGATGTGGTGCGCATCCCGCCGCCGGCCCGCGAGCCCCAGGATCTGCAGGTGCTGCTCCGCGGCCTCGTCCGCCTGCTGGAGCGTGAGGCTTCGGAGCGGCGCATCCGCCTCGAGACCCGCTTCGGCATGGAAGAGCTCGTGGTCCATTGCGACGGGCCGCAGATGGAGCAGGTTCTGGTCAACGTGCTGCGGAACGCCATGGAGGCCATCGGCAGGGAGGGCACCATCACGCTGCGCACGGGGTCCGATTCGTCGGGCCCGGACGGAGGGCGTTACCTCAGCATCGAGGACAGCGGCCCCGGGTTCACGCCGGAGGTGGCGCGCCAACTCTTCGCACCGTTCTTCACCACCAAAGAGAACGGCCAGGGAATCGGCCTCACGGTGGTGCGCGAGATCCTGGAAGCCCACGGCTTCGAGTACGCCCTCGAATCGAGCCCGGGAGAACCGACGCGATTCAGCCTCTTCTTCGTCACTTCCCCGCATCGGTCCACGCTCTAGAATCCTGGCTGGAACGTGGCAACCAAGGGGGAACGAAAGCTCCACCAGCGCCTGAACCTTGGAGAAGTGGTGGCGCGAGTACCACGAGAGGCGCGGATGGTGGGCTGTGTCGAGCCATGATCCTCGAGTTTTCATTTGATAGTCTCCCCGTCGGCTGTTTCGAGGAGCCGGACTACCCTCGCAGCGCTGGGCGCTATCGATACATCCCCTATCGTGGAGCGGGGCACTACAACATGGGCCAGGCGTTGGCGCGCGGTCCAGTTCATTGCTCATTCAAGGATGGTGACTCGGTCTATGAGTTCGTCGTAGTTTCCGTGCCGGAGTATGGCGTTCTCGACATCGATGTGGTTCGGCGAAGGTAGGAGTTTGCTAGAATGAGCGACGTTTGCAGGCGAACGAGGAGCGAGCTTCGGTGCCGTTCACCCCGAGGAGACAGACGATGAGGCGTGCATGGGCTTCGCGGCCCTGGGCTGCGGTTGCATTCGTGGTCTCGTGGACTTCCATGGCATGG
This window encodes:
- a CDS encoding ATP-binding protein, with the translated sequence MAFAVVAIGLLRHHRPWLLAVEVFFLLSVLLGRRLVRGLADPIRLLRSGVELLEDGDFATRFRTTGQVELDALALVYNRMADRLREERVRNEEQEHFLSRVLAGTPSGVITFDFDDRIAAANPAAASMLGLAPEALVGQSLAELGSPFALALAELPVGAPSVLVLRGRRRVKCQKGEFFDRGFQRRFIFLEELTEELRRSEKAAYDKLIRMMSHEVNNTTGAVNSLLQSCRSYGVQLTAADRREFETALEVATKRTSHMNQFMRGFADVVRIPPPAREPQDLQVLLRGLVRLLEREASERRIRLETRFGMEELVVHCDGPQMEQVLVNVLRNAMEAIGREGTITLRTGSDSSGPDGGRYLSIEDSGPGFTPEVARQLFAPFFTTKENGQGIGLTVVREILEAHGFEYALESSPGEPTRFSLFFVTSPHRSTL